The genomic stretch CGGATCCGTCAGAATAGTACTTTCTTTGTCAGAAAGTCCTTTTTTCAAATATAAAGGAATTTTGTTTTCTTTAGCTTTAATGTCGAAAAATGAAAACAGTTCTAATAATAAGTCATTTAAACATACATTTTTTTCTGATGATTTTATTTGCTTTGATCCGAGTTTAGAAATTTCGAGAATATTATTTATAATATACAATAATTGGTTTCCGCTGTTTTGAATGATATTAATATAGTGTTTTCGTTTTTCTTCTGCCAGTTCTCTTTTATACAGTAATTGAGAAAAGCCGAGAATACCGTTCATAGGTGTTCTTATCTCATGGGACATATTGTTAATAAATTCGGTTTTTAAACGGTCGCTTTCTTCAGCTTTTTCTTTTGCTTTTATCAGTTCTTCGTTTTGTGTTTTATATTCTTCATTTAAAGAAGCAAATTCTTTGTTTTGTATAGTAAGTTGTTTTTCCGCCTTTTTACGTTCTGTGATATCGTAAACCCTCGCCTGAAGCACCTTCTTGCCGCCTAATACCATAACATCAAGCAGTACATCAGCGGGAAAATCAGTACCGTCTAAACGACGGTGTAAATGTTCAAACCGTTTGCTGCCTTCTTTCAAAGCAATTCTTATGTTATTTTTGGCATAACTCATCGAATCGGTGCCGTCTTTTTGAGTCGGAGGTGAGAAGTCGGAAGGATGCTTGCTGCAGAATTGCTCCCGCTCGGTACAACCGAAAAGTTGCAAGGTAGCATTATTGCAATCGAAAAAACCATTTTCATCAAGAAGCATAATTGCGTCACTTGATGAGTCATACAGAGTTCGTAATTTTTCTTCACTGTCCTGCAGTTTCTTTTTCTCTTGCTTACGTTCGGTAATATCATTAAAGTGCGATAAAAAATATTTCGATTGATTATTTTCGTCAAGAATAATTGAGCTTATCATTTCTGCAGGAAAAATTGAACCGTTTTTTCGCTTTATGGTTATTTCGCCGTTCCATTGTCCGCATGATAAAAGCATTGGAATTATTTCTTCTTCAAGTTGTTTTGCCCCTTCTTTGTCAGTGAACAAAAAAATTGATTTGTTAATAATTTTAATATCATTGTCATAACCGCCTAAAGCAAGAAGCCCCGGATTAACATATTCTATTTTACCTTCCAAATCGGTAATAATAATTGCTTGGGAAGTAGTAGCAACAGCTTGTGATAATTTTCGTATTTCTTCTTCTGCCTGCATTTTCTTTGTAACATTTTCGGCAATTTTTACAATCCCTGTTATTCTGCCTTGATTATCCTTTATTGGGATACCAATATCATTCCAATAACTTTCGCCGACACCTGCTAAGGATTTTGCATGAACAATACCTTGCTCTATTTTACCTGTTTTTAATGCTTTAACTATCGGACAATTAGGGCATATAGTATTTCTGCCCGGCAGGGCTTTATAGCAGAGCTGTCCTATTGCATTGGGGTTAAGTTTAATCGTAGCTTCATTAGCCCATAGTATTTTTAAATTTGTATCAAGTTGCAGAACAATATCAGGGATGCTGTTAAGAATAGCCAGCATTTTTTTTTCACTTCCTTCTGCTTTTTCTTTGGCAATAAGAAGTTCTTCGTTTTGGGATTTGTATTCTTCGCAGAGAGTTTCAAATTCGTTTTTTCTATCCCTTTTTTCTAATTCAATAACAATTTTACGTAATTCTTTCAATTCTTCTGTAAGCTGCTTTTTTGTTTTATTAATATCTTTCATCAAAAAATATTTTTAGCACTTAATAAATTTATTAATAACTTCGTTAAAGTCATCTTCGCTTATAGGCTTTGAAATAAAATCATCACAACCTGCCGACATAGCTTTGTCTATATCTTCTGTTGTTGAATATGCTGTTTGTGCAACTATCGGCAAATCCGGACAGAATTCCTTTATTAGTTTTGTTGCTTCGTAACCGTTCATTATCGGCATCTTTAAATCCATAAGAACAAGGTCAATATGAGAATTATCTTTGCAAATTTCTACAGTTTCTTGTCCGTTTTTTGCATGAAGTATTTTGCAAGTTAATTCTGACTCATCGACTAACAATGTTTCAAGATACAAATAATTTACTTCTTCGTCTTCTGCTATTAAGATAGTATATTTTTCTTTTACTAACTTTTTCAGCTTTGTTGCAGATAACAGTTCTTTAATAGTTTCTTTATAAACAATTTTGTAAGGAATTGTAACAAAAAATGTTGAGCCTTTTCCTTTTTCTGATATTAGGGTAATTTTACCGCCAATTAATTTTGCATTTTCTTTTGATATTGCTAATCCGAGGCCAAGTCCGTCAATTTTTTCAGTTAATCTTGTTTCTTCTTGTGAAAATGGTTCAAAAATAATCTTTTGTTTTTCGGGTCTTATTCCTGTTCCTGTGTCTTTTACATATATTTCCAGTTGAGACAAAGCGTGCTTTGTTTGTACAAGCCGGTATCCGAATTCAACAAACCCGTTGTTAGTAAATTTTAAGGCATTATCCAATAAGTTGCTTAATACCTTTTTCAGTATTTTCGGGTCTGTCATAATAGTACTTTCTTTGTCGGAAAGTCCTTTTTTCAAATAAAAAGAAATTTTGTTTTCTTTAGCTTTAATGTCGAAAATTGAAAACAGTTCTAGTAATAAGTCATTTAAACAAACATTTTTATCTGATGATTTTATTTGCTTTGATCCGAGTTTAGAAATTTCGAGAATATTATTTATAATATACAATAATTGGTTTCCGCTGTTTTGAATGATATTAATATAGTGTTTTCGTTTTTCTTCTGCCAGTTCTCTTTTATACAGTAATTGAGAAAAGCCGAGAATACCGTTCATAGGTGTTCTTATCTCATGGGACATATTGTTAATAAATTCGGTTTTTAAACGGTCGCTTTCTTCAGCTTTTTCTTTTGCTTTTATCAGTTCTTCGTTTTGAATCAAATATTCTTCATTTAAAGAAGCGTATTCCTCATTTTGCCTTTTTAATTCTTGTTCTGCCTTCTTACGAGCACTTACATCACGATAATTAACAACAATCCCATTTATTTTTGGAGAGTTTAGCAAATTTTTACCTGTTCCTTCAAGGTGTAGCCATGTACCGTCTTTATGAAGATACCTGAAATTAACATTTTCAAAATTTTTCGGGTTTTTAAGCAATTTTGTAAATTGAACCAATATGCGATCCCTATCATCAGGATGGACTAATTCAAAAGAATTTTTACCTGCCAATTCACCTTTTCTGTATCCGAGAACATATTTATGAGCAGGGCTTTCGTACATAATATTTCCTTTATTGTCTAATATTGAAATTACATCAGTACTGTTCTCAATTAAAGTTCTGAAATATTCTTCATTTTCTTTTAAAGCTTCTTCTGCTTTTTTTCTTGCTGTAATATCTTCTTTAATTGCAAGATAATTTACAATTTTTCCGGACTCATTTTTTATTGGTGTTATTGTTACTTGTTCCCAAAAATAATCGCCGTTTTTTTTCTCATTATATAATTTTCCTTTCCAGATATTCCCTTGTGTAATTGTCTGCCACAGTTCAACATAATGCTCTTTGGGTAATTTCCCTGCATTTATTATTCGAAAATTTTTTCCGAGAACTTCTTCAGCTGTATAACCTGTCAGTTTAGTAAATTCGGGGTTTGTATATTCAATATTTCCTTCTGTATCGGTAATTACAATTGTATTTGCACTTTGTTTAACTGCTGTTGAAAGTTTTCTGATAAGTACTTTTGTTTTTTCACGTTCAGTTAAATCTCTGAAAACCGCAATATAATTTTTATTGTCTAATCTTTTAGAGTTCATCTCAATAGGGATTTCATTTCCTTTTTTCCCTTTAATTCTTCTTTCTTTAATAATTGTTTCACCTTTATCAAGCTCATCAAATTTAAGAGGTTCTTCTTCCAACATCTTTTTTGAGAATATAAACCCAATATGTTTCCCTGTTAATTCTGATTTTGTATAGCCTGTAAGCTTACATATACTTTTATTAGCTGTAATAATATTTCCTTTCATATTACCTATAAGAATTCCGTCTCCTGCATTATCAATAACATCTCGAAATTTCTTTTCACTTTTTTGCAACTTTTTTTCTGCAATTATTTCTTTAGTTTTGTCTGTTGTCAGCAATACAAAACCTGATATATTTTTATTTTTATCCAAAATACATGACGCTTTTAATTTCAAGTGTCTGATGCCGTTTTCAGTTTTTTGATTAACAAGACATTCATAATTGCCTGTTTTTTTTATAATTTTAATTGCATTTTCTATTCTTGAAAACTTAACTTTTTCCATTGCATGGATTTCGGTTAAATTTTTACCGATAACTTCTGATGCTTTGTATCTGAAAATTTGTTCTGCTCTACGACTAAAAAAGATAACATTCAAATCAATATCAGTAGCAATAACTGACATTTTTGTTAACGAATGCATGATGTTATCTAATAACATTGCTTGTGCTGATTCAGACTTCTCGGTTAGTTGTAAACGAAGTCCTTTTACTTCATCATGTAATTCTTGCTTTGTAAAATTTTTATTCATGTTCAGAAGTTTTTTTAAGTGCAAATGTAATAATGCTTAAATACTCTAATGATTTAATACTGTATTGCTTCATAAAATCATTGGTATTGTAAAAATAAACTCACTGCCTTTACCTTCTTCGCTTTCTACCCATATTTTACCGCCGTGTTTTTCAACAAATTCTTTACAGAGAATTAAGCCGAGACCTGTTCCGGTTTCATTGTCAGTTCCTTCTGTTGAAACATTTTCGGTTATTGTGAATAATTTGGCTTGTATATCGGATGCAATACCTATTCCGCTGTCTTTTACTGCAATTTTTATGTGTCTTTGTTTGTTATCTTCCTTTATTTCTTGGGCTTTTATAATAATTTCACCTCCTCTGTGTGTATATTTTATTGCATTTGAAATTAAATTTCGAATAACAGTTGAAATCATATTTTTATCAGCTTTAACAATAATATCTTCCGGGATTAGATTTTTTATAGTTATTGATTTTTTTTCAGCCGGCAGTTTTAAAAGTTTTATTGTTTTAGTATATAATAAATACAGGTTTCCTTTTTCAGGATTAAAATCAAGAACTCCTCTTTGTGAACGAGACCAAAGAAGTAAATTTTCCAGTAGTTTATCAATGTTTTGCACACTCTGAAATATTATACGAATGAATTTTTTTTGTTTTTGAATATCATATTCTTTTAAATTTTTAAGCAGTAGTTTTGAAAAACCAAGTACTGCGGCAATCGGGTTTTTCAGGTCGTGGGCAATTATTGAAAAAAATATATCTTTTGTGGCATTGAGTTCTTGTAATTGTTTTTCGTTTTCTATAAGGGATTGTTCTGCTTTTTTACGTTCTGTTATATCTCTTACAATGGATGTAATATATTTTGGTTTATTATTAATATCGGTTACAAGTGAGATATTAATTTCAACAGGGATTTTTTCTTTTTCTTTTGTCAGAAATATTTTTTCATACGGTGCAACTTTTCCCCCGGCGAGTAATTGTTTTTTCTTATCTTTGGTATCATTATGAAATTCAGGAATAATATTATCCTGTATCTGCATTTTTAAAAATTCATCTTTTGAGTAGCCTAAAAGTTTACATGCCTGTTTGCTCACATCTTTATAAGTATCATCTATATTTATTAAAAAAATAGCATCTCCTGCAGATTCAAAAAGAGACTGATAATCTTTTTTATATTCTTTCATTGCTTTTTCTGTTTGTTTTCTTTCGGTAATATCGCGAGCAATAACGAGAACACCTGCCGGTTTGTTTTGTTCAATTATTAATGTGGTTTTTACTTCAATAGAAATATTTTTACCTTTTTTATTAATAAATTCAGCTTCATACATAAATGAACTTTTTTCTCCTTTCTTTCGTTTTGCAAAACGTTCATTAAGGTCATGAATTTGATCGGAAGGAAGAAGTTCCCTGATATTTTTTTGTAATAACTCTTTTTCACTGTATCCTGTAAATCTTATACCTTCATTATTTACATATTTGACATTTCCTTCCAAATCAAGTAACAGTATAACATCTTTGGCTGTTTCTGCTAATTGGCGATATTTTTCTTCGCTTTCGCGTAATGCTTCTTCTGCAAATTTACGATGAATAACATCCGAAGCCTGTTTGGTTATTGCTTCTATTGTTGCTTTATACCTGATAATTTCATCTTTTTTTAATAAAATAACAATACCGCCCTGTGCAATCTTCCCAAATGAAATTCCCATTGAATAAATATGACTTATATTAAGCAGTATTTCAACAATTTTACATGCTTTTTCGGGAAGTTTTCCGAGTGATAATGAATGTAATCCGTTAGGTATTAATTTTAATTTACCGGCTGCAACCAGTTTTTCTTTTTTCTCTGTTATATCAGGCAAGAAACTCATCTTTCTCGGATCTTTTCCTAAAATATCCAATACGGATTTTATATGTTTTTCAAAACCAAAATATTCTTTTATGCTGATTGCTCCGTTTTCCCTGTCGGAAGATGTTACTATAACATAAGAATTATCGGTAAGCTCATATATTTTTTGTCCTAATAACTTGTAAACTTCTTTCAGAGTGTTACATTTATTAAAAGCAGCAGCCGTTTCAGACATTACAGTCAGTCTTTTAATATAATGCTTAGTGTTTTCTTCTGCTTCTATACGTTTTGTAATCTCACGTGCTTGTTGTATGTTTTGTAATCCGAGCAGAGAAATATCGCTGACAATTATTTCAAGAAATGATATTGCTTTACTGAATTGCTGTTCTGTCCCGATTTTTAATTTTCTTGATGCTTTAATAAGTTTATCTGCATCTGTACCGATTTTTACAGCATAACTACGCACTTCATCCTCGGAAAGTTCAGCAGTTAATTTTTGTCTGAAGCTCCATACAGCTACTTGTTTATCCCCGATAAAAATAGGAACCGCTCCGTCTGACAGTTCTTTAAAATTTTTACAGGAAGATATTACAGATAATCCCTTTTTCGTTTTAGAAATAAGATTAGCATCAGAAATTTCACATTTTTCTAAACCCTTTTTTGTATTACGAATTATCTTACAAAAATCACTGAAATTACTTTGTTTAGTTATAGGGTTACCTTTTTCATCAAATATCTGAGAGGCAACTTCATAAGATTCGGCAAAACCATCCTGCAATTGCTGTAAAATATCAATATCAATAACATCAATGAGTTTTAAATCTTTTGTATTGCCGGCAGGTTGTGATAAAACAAGGAGCTTGTGTTTTAATGCTTGTTCTGCTTTTTTACGCTCGGTAATATCTGAAGCAAAAGTAATAACTACATCCTTGTTAAAATAGATACCTTTTTTGGATCTTACAATTTTTGGAAATACTTCGCCGTTTTTCCTTATACCCCAGAAATCGTATTGACAGGGTTTATCGTTAAATGCATCTTCGACAAATCCGATAATTTTTTTCATGTCATTTTTTCCCGGGGCTGATAAAAACTCAGGTGTTTTCCCAATGAAAAATTCCTTCGGATACCCGTACATGTCAATAGCTCCCTGATTTATATCAAGAAAATGACCTTCCCTGTCTTGTATGTAAATAGCATCAGTTGCATTATTAAAAAATTCCCTGTAATTTTTTTCAGATTGTATTAAGGCTTCTTCTGTTTTTTTACGCTCAGTAATATCGCGGGCTACGCCTACAGTCCCGGTAACATTTCCTGATTCAGTAAATATTGGCGATTTTATTGTTTCAAGATAAATTGTATTTCCCTGCGCATCTTTTATACTTTCTTCAAGTATTATTTGTTTCTTGCTTTTTATTACCTTTCTGTCATCTTTTTTAAAATTCTCTGCTGCTTCTTTACCGAAGCATACCTCACAGGTTTGACTGATAAGGTATTGAGTATCCATTCCTACAGCGTCACCGAAAGCTTTATTGGCAACAATAAAATTTGAGTCTTTGTCTTTGAGCCAAGCCATGTCGGGAATGTTATTTATGAATGAATTCAATTCTGTATTTTTTTGTTTCAGTTTTTCTTCTGCTTTTTTATGCTCTGTAATATCTCTTCCAAAACTGACAGTGCCGGAAATTTTATCTTTTTTATATACAGGTGCAGTATTTACCGATAAAATTAATACTTTATTATTTTCTTTGAGAATCCTTACTGTATATTGTTGAGATTCTCCGGACAAAGTTTTAATAAATGCTGTATTTACTGTTTCAACATCATCAGGATGAATAAGAGGGGTATATTTTTTTTCATTCCAATCTTTGAATTTGCGTTCTGTAATAATTTCTGCTTGGCGGTTAAAAAAAGTAAAACGCCCTTGAGTATCCAATGTCCATATCATATCATTGGCATGTTCAACCATTGTTCTGAATTGTTCTTCGCTTTCTTTTAGTTTTATATCAGCTTCTTTACGTTTAGAAATATCTCGTGCCACTCCGAGCCTGCCGATTATTTGCCCTTCGGCATTATACAAAGAACTCGGGTTTATTTCAAGAGGAAGTCTTTTACCGTCTTTTAAAAGAAATTCTATTTCAAAGGTTTGAGTTTTTTTACTGTCTAGTCCTTTGCGAAAAGAATTAACAGTTAATTCTAAATATTCGGGAGCAATAATTTCAGTAAAAGGCTTTCCGATAAATTGAACAACAGAATAGCCTGTAATTTTTTCAAAATTCGGACTGAAATAGGTGAATTTGCCTTCCAAATCTAAGGTGAAAATTACATCGGAAACAGTTTCGGCAAGTTTACGATATTTTTTTTCGCTTTGCTGTAATGCTTCCTTTACCCTAATGGCTGCAATAGTGTTTCCGATTTGTGAAGCTGTTGTTTCGAGAGCATTGCGTGCAAAAACAGATACTTTATTTAGTGTATGCGAAGAAATATTAAGACAGGCAATAACTTTTCCTTCGTATTTTACAGGAATAACAGCAACAGCAAGCAGATTTTCGGTTTTTTGGTTTTCGTTTAGTTGGATACCAATTTCTTTATGTTTGCCGTATATGGGTTTTCCGGCTGTTACGAGACGTGCATTTTTTGTGTTTTTTTCAAATTTTAATACACTTTTAATAAAATTATCAGGTAAACCTTTATGACAAACAAGATTTAAGCTGCCTGTATCTTCATCAACAGAATAAATACCTCCGCAATCCATTTCCGAAATATTAATTGCAGCATCAAGGCA from Bacteroidales bacterium encodes the following:
- a CDS encoding PAS domain S-box protein produces the protein MKDINKTKKQLTEELKELRKIVIELEKRDRKNEFETLCEEYKSQNEELLIAKEKAEGSEKKMLAILNSIPDIVLQLDTNLKILWANEATIKLNPNAIGQLCYKALPGRNTICPNCPIVKALKTGKIEQGIVHAKSLAGVGESYWNDIGIPIKDNQGRITGIVKIAENVTKKMQAEEEIRKLSQAVATTSQAIIITDLEGKIEYVNPGLLALGGYDNDIKIINKSIFLFTDKEGAKQLEEEIIPMLLSCGQWNGEITIKRKNGSIFPAEMISSIILDENNQSKYFLSHFNDITERKQEKKKLQDSEEKLRTLYDSSSDAIMLLDENGFFDCNNATLQLFGCTEREQFCSKHPSDFSPPTQKDGTDSMSYAKNNIRIALKEGSKRFEHLHRRLDGTDFPADVLLDVMVLGGKKVLQARVYDITERKKAEKQLTIQNKEFASLNEEYKTQNEELIKAKEKAEESDRLKTEFINNMSHEIRTPMNGILGFSQLLYKRELAEEKRKHYINIIQNSGNQLLYIINNILEISKLGSKQIKSSEKNVCLNDLLLELFSFFDIKAKENKIPLYLKKGLSDKESTILTDPKILNKVLSNLLNNAIKFTNKGFVEFGYRLVQTKHALSQLEIYVKDTGTGIRIEKQNIIFEPFSQEETKLTEKIDGLGLGLAISKENAKLIGGKITLISEKGKGSTFFVTIPYKLVYKGTDKELLSETKQKKLVKDEYIILIAEDEEVNYFYLETLLIDKSELTCKMLHAKNGQETVEICKDNSHIDLVLMDLKMPIMNGYEATKLIKEFRPNLPIIAQTAYSTTEEIDKAMSAGCNDFISKPISEEDFYEVINKYISI
- a CDS encoding PAS domain S-box protein: MKNKQLNLLILEDNPVDAELIVTALEKEGFIINSTRVETEDDFKKALVKNPDLILAGCNLLPFSCNTALQIRNRLMADIPFIIVSDAINEKIAGECIKSGATDYVYKDRLAHLWYVVEKAIKRTDNDERKQAVKTLTESEEKYRFLVERIDEGIGNLDEKENFIFANRAAAKIFGYSKEELTGKNLKEFTTPEEFKKILKQTSIRKTGEISRYDLTIIRKDGEKRIISVSSNPVIDDSGKYKGGFGIFHDITERKQKEKLEHFQHELAVKCSENIELDEMFTYCLDAAINISEMDCGGIYSVDEDTGSLNLVCHKGLPDNFIKSVLKFEKNTKNARLVTAGKPIYGKHKEIGIQLNENQKTENLLAVAVIPVKYEGKVIACLNISSHTLNKVSVFARNALETTASQIGNTIAAIRVKEALQQSEKKYRKLAETVSDVIFTLDLEGKFTYFSPNFEKITGYSVVQFIGKPFTEIIAPEYLELTVNSFRKGLDSKKTQTFEIEFLLKDGKRLPLEINPSSLYNAEGQIIGRLGVARDISKRKEADIKLKESEEQFRTMVEHANDMIWTLDTQGRFTFFNRQAEIITERKFKDWNEKKYTPLIHPDDVETVNTAFIKTLSGESQQYTVRILKENNKVLILSVNTAPVYKKDKISGTVSFGRDITEHKKAEEKLKQKNTELNSFINNIPDMAWLKDKDSNFIVANKAFGDAVGMDTQYLISQTCEVCFGKEAAENFKKDDRKVIKSKKQIILEESIKDAQGNTIYLETIKSPIFTESGNVTGTVGVARDITERKKTEEALIQSEKNYREFFNNATDAIYIQDREGHFLDINQGAIDMYGYPKEFFIGKTPEFLSAPGKNDMKKIIGFVEDAFNDKPCQYDFWGIRKNGEVFPKIVRSKKGIYFNKDVVITFASDITERKKAEQALKHKLLVLSQPAGNTKDLKLIDVIDIDILQQLQDGFAESYEVASQIFDEKGNPITKQSNFSDFCKIIRNTKKGLEKCEISDANLISKTKKGLSVISSCKNFKELSDGAVPIFIGDKQVAVWSFRQKLTAELSEDEVRSYAVKIGTDADKLIKASRKLKIGTEQQFSKAISFLEIIVSDISLLGLQNIQQAREITKRIEAEENTKHYIKRLTVMSETAAAFNKCNTLKEVYKLLGQKIYELTDNSYVIVTSSDRENGAISIKEYFGFEKHIKSVLDILGKDPRKMSFLPDITEKKEKLVAAGKLKLIPNGLHSLSLGKLPEKACKIVEILLNISHIYSMGISFGKIAQGGIVILLKKDEIIRYKATIEAITKQASDVIHRKFAEEALRESEEKYRQLAETAKDVILLLDLEGNVKYVNNEGIRFTGYSEKELLQKNIRELLPSDQIHDLNERFAKRKKGEKSSFMYEAEFINKKGKNISIEVKTTLIIEQNKPAGVLVIARDITERKQTEKAMKEYKKDYQSLFESAGDAIFLINIDDTYKDVSKQACKLLGYSKDEFLKMQIQDNIIPEFHNDTKDKKKQLLAGGKVAPYEKIFLTKEKEKIPVEINISLVTDINNKPKYITSIVRDITERKKAEQSLIENEKQLQELNATKDIFFSIIAHDLKNPIAAVLGFSKLLLKNLKEYDIQKQKKFIRIIFQSVQNIDKLLENLLLWSRSQRGVLDFNPEKGNLYLLYTKTIKLLKLPAEKKSITIKNLIPEDIIVKADKNMISTVIRNLISNAIKYTHRGGEIIIKAQEIKEDNKQRHIKIAVKDSGIGIASDIQAKLFTITENVSTEGTDNETGTGLGLILCKEFVEKHGGKIWVESEEGKGSEFIFTIPMIL
- a CDS encoding PAS domain S-box protein yields the protein MNKNFTKQELHDEVKGLRLQLTEKSESAQAMLLDNIMHSLTKMSVIATDIDLNVIFFSRRAEQIFRYKASEVIGKNLTEIHAMEKVKFSRIENAIKIIKKTGNYECLVNQKTENGIRHLKLKASCILDKNKNISGFVLLTTDKTKEIIAEKKLQKSEKKFRDVIDNAGDGILIGNMKGNIITANKSICKLTGYTKSELTGKHIGFIFSKKMLEEEPLKFDELDKGETIIKERRIKGKKGNEIPIEMNSKRLDNKNYIAVFRDLTEREKTKVLIRKLSTAVKQSANTIVITDTEGNIEYTNPEFTKLTGYTAEEVLGKNFRIINAGKLPKEHYVELWQTITQGNIWKGKLYNEKKNGDYFWEQVTITPIKNESGKIVNYLAIKEDITARKKAEEALKENEEYFRTLIENSTDVISILDNKGNIMYESPAHKYVLGYRKGELAGKNSFELVHPDDRDRILVQFTKLLKNPKNFENVNFRYLHKDGTWLHLEGTGKNLLNSPKINGIVVNYRDVSARKKAEQELKRQNEEYASLNEEYLIQNEELIKAKEKAEESDRLKTEFINNMSHEIRTPMNGILGFSQLLYKRELAEEKRKHYINIIQNSGNQLLYIINNILEISKLGSKQIKSSDKNVCLNDLLLELFSIFDIKAKENKISFYLKKGLSDKESTIMTDPKILKKVLSNLLDNALKFTNNGFVEFGYRLVQTKHALSQLEIYVKDTGTGIRPEKQKIIFEPFSQEETRLTEKIDGLGLGLAISKENAKLIGGKITLISEKGKGSTFFVTIPYKIVYKETIKELLSATKLKKLVKEKYTILIAEDEEVNYLYLETLLVDESELTCKILHAKNGQETVEICKDNSHIDLVLMDLKMPIMNGYEATKLIKEFCPDLPIVAQTAYSTTEDIDKAMSAGCDDFISKPISEDDFNEVINKFIKC